Within the Pseudomonas sp. SL4(2022) genome, the region GGCATTACCATCTCAACGCCTTCCGGCAGTTCGCAGTTACCAGTTACGTCAGTAGTACGGAAGTAGAACTGAGGACGGTAGCCTTTGAAGAACGGAGTATGACGACCGCCTTCTTCTTTGCTCAACACATACACTTCTGCAGTGAAGGTGGTGTGCGGCTTAACCGAACCTGGCTTGACCAGAACCTGGCCACGCTCTACGTCGTCACGCTTGGTGCCGCGCAGCAGAACGCCGCAGTTCTCGCCAGCACGACCTTCATCGAGCAGCTTGCGGAACATTTCAACACCGGTACAGGTGGTCTTGGTGGTATCACGCAGACCAACGATTTCGATTTCTTCCTGGATCTTGACGATACCGCGTTCGATACGACCAGTTACCACGGTGCCACGACCGGAGATCGAGAATACGTCTTCGATTGGCATCAGGAACGGCTTGTCGATTGCACGAACCGGCTCAGGGATGTAGCTGTCCAGAGTTTCAACCAGCTTCTTAACAGCGCTGGTGCCCATTTCGTTGTCGTCTTGGCCGTTCAGAGCCATCAGAGCGGAACCGATGATGATCGGAGTGTCGTCGCCTGGGAAATCGTAAGTGCTGAGCAGGTCACGCACTTCCATTTCAACCAGCTCCAGCAGCTCAGCGTCGTCAACCATGTCAGCCTTGTTCAGGAAGACAACGATGTACGGAACGCCCACCTGACGGGACAGCAGGATGTGCTCACGAGTTTGCGGCATCGGACCATCAGCGGCCGAGCAAACCAGGATAGCGCCGTCCATCTGCGCAGCACCGGTGATCATGTTTTTTACGTAGTCGGCGTGACCTGGGCAGTCAACGTGCGCGTAGTGACGCACAGACGAGTCGTATTCAACGTGAGCGGTGTTGATGGTGATACCGCGAGCTTTTTCTTCTGGAGCGCTGTCGATCTTGTCGAAGTCAACCTTGGCCGAACCGAATACCTCGGAGCAGACGCGGGTCAGAGCAGCAGTAAGAGTGGTTTTACCGTGGTCAACGTGACCGATAGTACCAACGTTGACGTGCGGCTTGTTACGCTCAAACTTTTCTTTAGCCATTTTGACTGCCTCCCAGAGAAGAATTGACCAAGTATCACAGCCATAAAACAAAGGCAGATACTCTCATATCTGCCTTCATCAAATGGAGCTCATGAGCGGACTTGAACCGCTGACCTCACCCTTACCAAGGGTGTGCTCTACCAACTGAGCTACATGAGCGAAACACATTGCAAGAGCAGCAATGCTGGAGCGGGTAGCGGGAATCGAACCCGCATCATCAGCTTGGAAGGCTGAGGTTCTACCACTGAACTATACCCGCGTAGCCTGCAGCTCTCGCTAAATCTGGTGGAGGGAGAAGGATTCGAACCTTCGAAGTCGATGACGTCAGATTTACAGTCTGATCCCTTTGGCCACTCGGGAATCCCTCCAAACGGGGCGGCATTCTGTTTCGATGCCGACCTACTGTCAAGCAATTTCTCATTAAAAAACCTGAGGTTAGCTAATTTGACAGCAACTTCGCAGATCACTTGTTAGCGCCACCCTGCGAAGCGGGCGCCATTCTATGCATTCTATTGAACACTTGCAACCCCTTCACACGGCATTAATTGATGTTGTAAGCCTTTGAAGTCAAAAGCTAAACGCTGCAGCAGGGCATCATCAGCCAGACGCCGACTTTCCGGGGCAATACGCACCCAGAAACTGCGGTGCGCGCGGGTCAACTCACGCAAGGAAGGCTCGTAGCCGGCATCGCGCAGACGCTGCATGACACTGGCAGCGGAATCACTGCGTGGAAAGATACCCAAGGAAATACCATTAGCCAGATCGCCCTGGGTAATGATGTAGCTATCAATCTTGCGAGCCTGCAGCTCACGTAATTGCCGCAAAGAGGCCTGACGCGAAGCCAGAGGCGGCAGATACACCCAGTAATCGACACCCGCCGCAGCATCCATACTCTGCACACGCGACTGAATATCCAGACTAAGCAACCGCTGCTCAACCGAAGCAGCCTCTGCAGCCACCTCAAAGCTACCCAAAAACAGACAGACAGCCTCCGCTACGGGCGCCGCCACCACATCTCGACGTGCAGGAGCGCTGGATTCACTGAGCAATCGAATATCGCGCTTGCTCTCCTGCGCCATATTCAGCGGCGCGATCTCAGTAACCCGCAGCGGTGCCTGCTGCTGGTGCCAGACGTAGTAAAACAGATTCAAAACCACTAACCACAAGAACATCCAGCGCATGCATGACCTCAATCTACGGGGCAAGCGATCGCCAAGCCGATAAACACCAGATCTGGCACAACCTGCGCCCCAGGAATTTCATCAACAACCAGAGCCGCATCGCCACCGGTCAAAAACACATCGAATGAATTGCCCAGACATTCAACTGCCGCCGCCAGCTGGCCACTGACAAAACCACGCAGCATCAATAGACAACCACGCTCAACCGCCTCTGCCGTCGAACGCCCAGGCGAAAACCCCCTAAGCGCCTGAGCTGCCTCATCCGCGTCATAGCGTGTTCTGCGCGTATGGGTACGCAACTGAGTGCGCATCAACGGCAAACCAGGACAAATAAACCCACCCAGATGCTGCCCCTCGGCAGTGACAAAGTCAGATGTGACAGCGGTACCAAGGTCAATCACCAGGCAGCCACGTCGAGATAACTGATAAGCCCCAACAACTGCCAACCAGCGATCAGACCCAAGGCGCTCATACTGCTCATAGCCGTTACGCACCCCCGCAAGCTCAGTAGCCGGTCCTGCACGCAGACACACAACAGCAAAAGCAGTTTCGAGCAACGCCATTAAAGAGGTCGTTTCATCGTCACTGCGCACACTCACCAAACGACAAGTACGTAGCCGCGCACCCTGCTCTCGAACCGCCAGCAACAGCGCCTGATCGGAGTCAACGACACCACCCGCAACAGCCGAAGCCCCATCAAGCAAGCGCCACTTGATCAATGTATTACCGCAGTCGAGCTCAAGAATCATCACGCAACCTCAGACTAAGCTCGCCGCCACTGAAAACACGCTCCACACCTTCGACCTGCAGCCGAATGGCACCCGACTGATCCACACCAAGCACCACCCCTTCAACAGGCGCGCTACCTGCCGTCAACGCGACAGGACGCAACTGCCATAGATGATTACGCTGCCATTCATCTTGCAGCGCAGAAAAACCATCCCCCAGCTGGACTTCGAGGTAGCGGGACAGCTGCCGATTGAGTGCACGCACCAACGCATTACGATCCAGCTGATACCCCAACTCAACCCGCATAGACGTCCAGGCCTGACCAATTGTGCCGGACTCCGCAGCCAGCATATTCACGTTCAAACCGATGCCAATTACCACATGGCAAACATCTGCCGGATCACCGGACAACTCCAACAGGATACCGGCCAACTTACGCTCGCCGACTAGCACATCGTTGGGCCACTTCAATCCAGCAGAGGAAACACCGTGATCGCGAACGACCTGCAGCAGCGCCAACCCTACAGCCAGGCTCATACCTTCCAGCT harbors:
- the birA gene encoding bifunctional biotin--[acetyl-CoA-carboxylase] ligase/biotin operon repressor BirA encodes the protein MLSLLRLLQDGRFHSGEALGAELGVSRAAVWKKLQALQAELGLSVHKVRGRGYRLEAPLRLLDAQCLNVQDDGPGWQAYVVPSLDSTNAEALRLLPSSPALPFYVLAERQTSGRGRRGRSWVSPFGENIYYSLVLRIEGGMRQLEGMSLAVGLALLQVVRDHGVSSAGLKWPNDVLVGERKLAGILLELSGDPADVCHVVIGIGLNVNMLAAESGTIGQAWTSMRVELGYQLDRNALVRALNRQLSRYLEVQLGDGFSALQDEWQRNHLWQLRPVALTAGSAPVEGVVLGVDQSGAIRLQVEGVERVFSGGELSLRLRDDS
- the tuf gene encoding elongation factor Tu; the encoded protein is MAKEKFERNKPHVNVGTIGHVDHGKTTLTAALTRVCSEVFGSAKVDFDKIDSAPEEKARGITINTAHVEYDSSVRHYAHVDCPGHADYVKNMITGAAQMDGAILVCSAADGPMPQTREHILLSRQVGVPYIVVFLNKADMVDDAELLELVEMEVRDLLSTYDFPGDDTPIIIGSALMALNGQDDNEMGTSAVKKLVETLDSYIPEPVRAIDKPFLMPIEDVFSISGRGTVVTGRIERGIVKIQEEIEIVGLRDTTKTTCTGVEMFRKLLDEGRAGENCGVLLRGTKRDDVERGQVLVKPGSVKPHTTFTAEVYVLSKEEGGRHTPFFKGYRPQFYFRTTDVTGNCELPEGVEMVMPGDNIQMTVTLIKTIAMEEGLRFAIREGGRTVGAGVVAKIIA
- a CDS encoding SPOR domain-containing protein, with translation MRWMFLWLVVLNLFYYVWHQQQAPLRVTEIAPLNMAQESKRDIRLLSESSAPARRDVVAAPVAEAVCLFLGSFEVAAEAASVEQRLLSLDIQSRVQSMDAAAGVDYWVYLPPLASRQASLRQLRELQARKIDSYIITQGDLANGISLGIFPRSDSAASVMQRLRDAGYEPSLRELTRAHRSFWVRIAPESRRLADDALLQRLAFDFKGLQHQLMPCEGVASVQ
- a CDS encoding pantothenate kinase → MILELDCGNTLIKWRLLDGASAVAGGVVDSDQALLLAVREQGARLRTCRLVSVRSDDETTSLMALLETAFAVVCLRAGPATELAGVRNGYEQYERLGSDRWLAVVGAYQLSRRGCLVIDLGTAVTSDFVTAEGQHLGGFICPGLPLMRTQLRTHTRRTRYDADEAAQALRGFSPGRSTAEAVERGCLLMLRGFVSGQLAAAVECLGNSFDVFLTGGDAALVVDEIPGAQVVPDLVFIGLAIACPVD